The DNA segment CCGGACAGGCTCTGGACATTAATAACGGCGCTATTATGAATAGCTGACAATACCTTGATCAGGATGTTGGGACAAGTTTATTGACCGGAATCAGCCGGATTCTATCACGATTGGTCCTGATAAAACGCTGAATCGTCTCTCTTTCATCTAGTAGAATCCAATCTTCGTCAGTTCGATCCGGCGGAATTGTCGTTGCCCATTCTTCCCAATTGACTCTGTCCGTATCTTGCGCCGTCAAAATGCCGGATAATAAGCCCTCATTGATCAAATAAGCCGCTTTTTCAAGTTCATCCACAAGAATAAGTTTTTCAGAATACATTTCCGGGATAGCCAACATCATCTTTTTAGTGCGCTTCAACGCGTTCTTCACTTCCTTCAAATCCGATTGTCGTGCTATTGCCGATTTCAAAAAATTATCGATGCTTTCTTTAGTATTAAGTTGCAAATAATTTTCAACCATAGTTGTTGCTGCATGTACTATCTGCTGATAATCTTCAGGTGTAATGGCTTCGCCGCAGGCGCCACAGCACTGATTAAGCTGATATGCAAAACAAAAACCTTTATTCAAACGACGTTCCCTGAGCAATTCCGGGCACAGCTTAAAATGTCTGCGCACGCGTTCCAATACGTGCTCCAGTAAACGCACCGACCGGAAAGGTCCGACATACGTAGCATCGGCATTCCGGTGCTTCGCAATCAAAATTTTGGGATAGGCATCATCAGTGATTCTGAGATAAACATAGTTTTTTTTATCGAGCTGTTGGATGTTAAACGGCGGTTGATGTTTTTTGATCAATCGTGATTCAAGGATCAGCGCTTCCAATTCCGTCCGGCATTCTACAAAGTCAAAGCGATGTGTACTGCGGAAGAGCCGTTTCTTTTTTGAAAGCTTATCTTCCCGCAAGTGCGAAAGAACACGTGAACGGATGTTCGTACTTTTACCGATATATAAAGGAAGATCGAAACGATCTTTGAAGAAATAAACGCCTTTGGTTGCAGGCAATTTAAAAATATCGTCTTCAAATTCTTCCAACCATTTTTCCTTCTTTTCGAACGACCGTTGATATTTGGAAAAAACTTCAGCCGCGTCGGGATGGCGCAAATAATGTTCAAAAATTTCGGCTGTAATTAATGCGTCACTGAGTGCTCGGTGACGGCCGTTCGCCGTTATTTCAAAACGTTCTGCAAGAGCATCAAGGTTGTAAAGACGGTGACCGGGATAAAGTTTGCGCCCCAATTTAACCGTGCAAAAACGGTCCATGAAAAAACGGCGTCCGATTCGCTCGAACTCTGTTTTGATATAGCTGTAATCAAAACTAACGTTGTGTGCTACAAAAAAACTTTTCTGGAGCTTTCCGGCGATGGTTGCCTGAATATCGGCAAATACAGGCGCTTCGGCTAAGTCAGTATCACTTATTCCCGTCAGTTTAGTAATGAAACTCGGAACAGGAATCGGTGGGCGTATAAAAGATTGAAATTGGTCGACTATAGCGCGGTTTTCGACTCTAACAATCGCGATTTCGATAATGTGGCCGATAGAATGGCTGTTACCTGTCGTCTCAACGTCAACGACTGAAAAAGGAGCATTCAGATCGAAAAGAGGAAAAAGATCGGGTATGTTAACCGACGAATTCACAAGAAGTTTTTAAATATTATTTCGGTTATTTCTTCTCATTTGAATAATCGTACACTCCCTTGCCGGCTTTCCGGCCGAGACGTCCGGCTTTGACGTACTGGATCATCAAAGGGCACGGACGATATTTTTCACCCAATGACTTATGCAAATATTCCAAGATGCTCAACCGCGTATCAAGCCCGACGAGATCCACCATTTCAAACGGTCCCATCGGATGATTCAATCCTAGTTTCAATGCCGTATCAATGTCCTTAGCTGATGCAATGCCTTCCTGCAGCATGTAAAAGGCTTCATTACCTATCATCGCATTGATGCGGCTGGTGATAAATCCGGGCGATTCTTTGATGGTCACGATCTCTTTACCCATTTTGAGCGATACTTCCTGCGTTATTCGGACCGTCGTTTCGTCAGTTTCGAGTGTTTTGATGATCTCGACTAGTTTCATTTTGTGAACCGGATTGAAAAAATGCATGCCGATGCAGCGTTGCGGACGATTGGTAACGGCCGCTATTTCGATAATGCTGAGCGATGAAGTATTGGTTGCCAGGATGGTTTCAGGTTTGCAAGTTTTATCAAGTGTGGAAAAGATCTTAATTTTCAGATCAATTTTTTCCGGAACAGCTTCAATGATAAAATCGGCGTCTTGAATCGACGATTCAAGATCATCGTTAAAAGTTAATTTTGATAAAGTCGTTTCTTTGTCTTTAGCAGTCAACTTACCTAACTCAATTCCTTTATCGAGGTTCTTGGTAATAGAAACCGATGCTTTATTTAAAATCTCTTTAGAAATATCGTTAAGAATGGTATCAAATCCAGCTTGCGCGGCAACATGCGCAATACCATTGCCCATAATGCCTGCGCCGATTACGGTAATTTTTTTTACACTCATAAACTCCTTAGAAATAAATAGAACGCGGATGATACCGATAAGACTGATTTTCATTGAATTAGAAAATCATTTAAGGCCGATAAATCCGTTTTTATAATTTTTTTAACCACTTCGGTTTCTCTTGAGTATTCGCCACATCTAATGCCGATAAGAAAATGCATTGTGTCTGCAAACGCAGGAGATTGAAGCTGAAAGGAACTTTTCCAAGCTGGTCTGACGTTTTGTGATAAAATTTTAAATATACATCGAAATCTTCTTTGGATTCGGTGCCTCCGCCGGGTGAAATCGATGGAATACCTTTGACAGAAAAATTATAATTATCGCTTCGTTGGAAGAAATTTTCCTGTGGAAATAAATCCGGCAAAGGCGTTAAGCCCACAAAACGTGCCCATTTCTGCATGGTCGCACCGAGCGTCGTATACTCGTCTCCGACTAACGTGATCGCTGAAGCTTTTTCGGATGTAGCAAACCCGACCACGTCCATGTTGATGTCCGCCACGGCTTTCGAGAGATCAATGGTGGGATTTTCTGAATAAAATTTAGATCCAAGCAATCCTTTTTCTTCCGCCGTACATGCTACAAATAAAATCGAACGTTTTGGTTTGACTTTCAATTTGGCAAAAGCTTCGGCCGTACTTAGCAAAGCGCTGGTTCCCGACGCATTATCCGTCGCGCCGTTATTGATCGAATCGCCGTCGACCGGTTTGGTAATTCCGATATGATCGAAATGCGCCGATAAGATCACGTATTCATCCTTGTTATCGGTGCCTTCCAATAATCCAATCACATTAGGGCTGTCAAAATACCGGCGATTGCTTTTTACCGTAATTTCAACCGTCGCATTCTTGATCGGACCGGTTTTCTGTTTAGGAAATGAAACCGAAACATCATCCCATTTCCAGCCCAAGCCTTCAACAAATTGTTTTGACGCATCAGGATTCAGAATAGGAAAAAAGAAATCAGGGTTATCATTACTTGAATGAACATAATCACGATGCAGGTTGATCGTACGATGTCCGAGATAGTTGGACAGAAATTTATACGATCCGGCATGTTCCGGCGTGGCCAGAATTAAAGCGCCGGCTGCGCCAAGACGTTTGATCGCTTTCGATTTATGCGACAGCAAGGAGTATTTTGAATTTTTGTAGCCCATGAAATAACTGCTGTCGGCGGATATCGGTTCGCCTGCAAAAATCACAACGATTTTGTCTTTGACGTCCAGATCCTTGAAATCATCATAGTTATATTCAGGCGCCGTAATGCCGAAGCGCGCAAATACCAGTTCCTTTTTGATTACGGTGTCTGTCTGAGGATAGTTGTACAAAAGGAAATTGGAACTGAATTCGAATTGAACGGATTGCTTCGCATTCAATGTCAGTTTCGTTTCAGGCAGTACAGGCGCTGAAACCAATTTTACTGATTGAAAATAAGAACCGCCGTCGCCTTTTGGCAGCAAGCCCAGTTTTTCAAATTCGCCGGCAATATAATTGGCCGCGATCAGATTACCCCGTTCACCGGCTTCGCGCCCTTCCAACAAATCGTCTTGTAAAAATGCCAAATGCGCTTTCAACGTGTTGGCTTGAATACTTTCCAACGCCATTTTTTCGTCATCAGAAAGTGGATTGTCTGAAAACGAAACTAGCAATAAACAAAAAAACACCCATCCATACTTTTTCATAATAAAGCGCTTTCTCTATGAAACAGAATTATCTGCTTCACTGTTTTAGAAATGATGTTTTATGTAATTTAACTAAAAGCCGATCAGTTTCTTTTCAGCATGCTGCTTTTCGATCCACTTGGCATAATCGCTGATTTCCTTGTACTGTCCTTTCGGATGCAGCCCGGCTTCTTCCAAAACTTTCTCTCCCGAACCGGTCGATAAATAATGGCCGTGACGAAAGGGATGCAACGTACGGCGCATTCCTTCTTCCGAACGAATCCATTGATACATGGTCGGTAGAGTGAAATCGGTCATACCCATTGCATGGTAACGGAATTTCTCCGGGAAAATCTTTTCCTGTTCATCCGCAGACAAAAGCCGGAACAATTCCGTGCTGGCAACATAATATACGTTCATATTCAACCCGTCTTGGTCCAATTTTTCAAGGACGCCGTTGACGAACATGCTGGCCACGCCGCAACCTTGCAGGACGAGTGTTCCGTGATAATGTTTCGCCGAAAGATCCGCTTTGCGGAATGCATAAACACCTTTGACGGCGCTGATTGCATCAGGCATTTTTAATTTTTTTCGATCGATGATATTTTCAGCAGGACGCGTGACGAATGGTGCCAGCACCGCCGGACGCTTGAGCAAGCCTTCCATCAAAAGCGGCCAAACTTCCTCGGGTTCCCAAGGCGTCAGGGTGATCAATTTTCCTTTCGGGAAATCTTCCATGAGCAATTGCAGGCACTGTGGGTCGGCGTGAGTCGGGCCATCTTCACCGGTTTTCGGACCGGCGTGACCATTCACCATGATCCACGTACGGAAAGGTTCGCCCGTACGTTCCCAGTAATTTTGCTGGCCAATGCAATGGCAGCGCGCGGCCGTATGTTCCATTGCAACGATGAAAGCGGCGTATGATGCGCTGATGCCGATATGATTGCGATAACTTGAAACGCCGGACATAAAAGCGCCCATAGCGTCTTCGCAAATTCCGCCGACTGCAACCAGGCGCGTCTTCGGATTAGTGACGGCGTTGAACATGCCTTCCGGGAAACCTTTATTGACGCCGGCAATACTCGTCGATTCAAAAAGGTCTGCCGCGGTTGCGATCAATGCGCCACTCGTTTTTTTGTTGAGTACAGCCAATGCCTTGCCAAGCTGACCGCGAATCGTCGTCGAACTTCCAGTTTCCAGCTTCAATTCGTCCGGGATCACCGTCGATTTGTAAGTTCCGTCGTACAAATTTTCAAGATTTGGCGCATCTGAACGTTTCTTTAAATTACGTTTATGCAAGCGTTCTTTCGACGACTGAATTTTCGCCGAAGCCCATTTCGTCAATTCTGATTGTTTTTCGAGCGCGCCACGAATGACGAGCAGAGTATCCCAGTAATATTTTTCAACATTCTCCGGCGATTTGTCACCGCTGAAACGCGGGAATTGCACGCCGTAACGCGTTTCGAACATGCTGATATATTTGTAATATTCATCCGAGCAGAATTTATGTCCGGCGCCGTGCGAGGATTTACCGGTTATACCGTAATTCCACCCCTTCACTGTGCGATAAACGATCGCCGTCGGAATTTTCGTATCGAGCGATAATGCGAGTTTTTGCGCATTGAGTATCTGTTTAAAATTATGTCCTTCCGGAACCCAGATCACGTTCCAGTCATTCAGGTACATCAGTTCTTTCGGATCCCACTGCACGTATTCGCCGCGTTTATCGTCTTCGGCGGTGGCGCGGTCGGAGTCGATAGTCGATTGATTCCAGTCGATGTGCATAATGACGTTGTGCAATTGCGCTGAAGCGGCGGCGGCGAGGGCTTCGTATACACGGCCTGGCGTCATACCACCCTCACCTTCGATCAAATGCGCAAGCGGCGGATCGTCCGGGTATATATCCAAAGCGCCGAAAGCAAGTCCGCACGCAGCCGGAACGCCCACACCACTCGGTCCTGTCGCGGTTTTTACAAAAGGAACGATACACGACGGATGCCCGTCGAGCGATACGGCTTTAAATTTTTCAAATAACGGCGTGCCTTGCGTATGGTTTTTACGAAAACCCAGCAAATCTTCCAGGCGCAATTGCCGTTTTTCAGCGGCCAGCAGCGACGGCGATGCAATGCGGATGAGTTCATTGCGTAATGCCCACATTCCGTAAAGTCCCATTGCTTTGTGGCCTGCCGTGTAGCAGATCATGTCGTTTTCAAAAATATCCGGTTTTGAAAAATCATAGTCCATCGTCTGGTACAAAAGTCCTTCGACGATACGGCCCGATGACAAGCTTCCGCCCGGGTGGCCGGACAACGGAACGAAATTATACAAAATCCCGACAATCGTCCGGTAAACCAGATCAAGTTCTTCAAATTGTTTTATTTCATCTTCGGAAAACGCGGATCCTTTTTGTTGGATGATCTCATCGATATTGTAAAAAGCGGCTTTACGCGGACGAAGCCCGAAAGGCAGAGCCGAAGCGCCTTGAAAATCTGTTCTCGGTATCATGTCATTTCTCCTGATGCAGTCAGCATTCAATTTAAGTGTGTGCTTACGAAAGGTGTGTAAAAAAACTTGCGTCTCTTCAAAAAACGTCTAATTTCAATCCATGCCCATCCCCATCCAAAACAACAATGACGATCATCGTACCGTAGTTCCGACACATGAGGACGATGCGTCCGAATATAATGATTTCGAATCAATCCCGCAAAAGCAATTTACCAAAACTACCAAAGGGCGTTCGGCCGGATTCAATCCTGCCAACCGTTTCGACGAATTCCACTCCGAAAAAAGTCTTGACGATATTACCGACGAAGACGTCGATCCCGAAAAGAAAATTCCGTCCGAATATATCCGCGACACGACCAAATCAATCCTGTCCAAAAACGATTCGCCGGACATACCCTTTACGTACAGCATCAATCCGTACCGCGGCTGTGAGCACGGCTGCATTTATTGTTACGCGCGGCCGTCGCATGAATATCTCGGCTATTCGTCGGGTCTGGATTTTGAAACGAAAATTTTAGTCAAATACGACGCGGCGCAATTGCTTGAAAAAGAATTCCGGAAATCCTCGTGGAGGCCTGAGCCGATCTGCGTTTCCGGTAATACGGATTGTTACCAGCCGGCCGAACGAAAACTCCAACTTACGCGTGGGCTTTTGAAAGTATTTCTGCGATATCAGAACCCCGTTCGTCTCATCACAAAAAACTTTCTGATCACGCGCGATCTGGATATTTTAAGCGAGCTCGCTAAACTGAATCTCGTCGGAGTAATGATTTCGATTACGACGCTCGACACCGAATTGGCACGGAAGATGGAACCGAGGACAGCATCTCCAACCAAACGATTTCACGCCATCGAATTACTGGCTAAAAACAATATTCCGGTCGGCGTAATGACGGCGCCGATGATCCCCGGCCTCAACGATCACGAGATGCCTGAAATTTTACGGCTGGCATCGGAAGCCGGCGCGACCAGTGCGGGCTATACGGTCGTCCGGCTCACATGGGCTTTGAAGGCGCTTTTCAAAGACTGGTTAGAAAGAACGTATCCGACCAAAAAGGAAAAAATCATTCATGCGATCCAGGACACGCGCGACGGTAAATTGGCGTCAGCCGAATTTGGCAAACGTATGACCGGCGAAGGCGAAATGGCCGAACACATTGCTAAAGTCTTCAAAACGTTTACACATAAATACGGATTGAACAAAAAAATCGTTCGTCGGAAACCCGCGCCGTTCTTGCGCGGCGGGATTGAGCAATTTAATTTGTTTTGAAATAGAACACAGATGACACTGATGAAACGGATTATCATGGATTTTGAACGTCACCCCGAACTTGGTTCGGGGTATGTAAAGAAAACAGATATGCTGAACCAAGTTCAGCACAACACATAGACTTAAATTAAAAATTTAACATAGGACACACCATGGAAACGACCGTGAATTGGGCCGAATCTTTCAAGCCGCTGATCGAAAAATACAAAGGCCGTAAACACCCGCTTGAATACAAAAACCGTTATCAACTGGTGATCATGACGGTGCTGTCGGCGCAGGACAGCGATAAACATATTAATCAAGTCGCAATCAAGTTTTTTGAAGCGTTCCCGTCGATGAAAGAGCTGTCCGAAGCGACGCCGGAACAATTATTGCCGTATCTCGACACGGTGCGTAATTTCGGCAACAAGATCAAATGGCTGATCTCGATGGCTCGCGCGATCCAGGATGACGCGAATATCCCGCACACGATGGAGAAACTGACGGAACTTTCGGGAATCGGGCGCAAGTCGGCGAGCGTTATCATTCGTGAATCAGGCGGACCGGCGGAGGGCATCATCGTCGATTTACATGTCGTGCGCGTCGCACCGCGGCTCGGAGCCGTTACCAGCGATAAACCCGACAAAATCGAAAAAGAACTCCTCAAGCTCATCCCTAAAGATGACTGGGGCGAGATCGGCATGGCCATTTCCTTTCTCGGTAGAGAAATCTGCCGCCCGACCAATCCTCACTGCGACGAATGCCCGATGGTCGGCGTGTGCAACTATTACCAAATCACGATCAGTAAGAAAAAAAAGAAACTCAAAAAATGATTACTGTCCAACAGTGGAAAACATGTTTTTTGTGTATTTCTGATAATGGTTTTCACTTAATGCAAAGTCACAGAGATGTTTGAAATTAAAATTATGGATAGAATCGAGGTTACGTCGTCTGAGCTAAAATCGGTAGGGTACGATCAGGATCATAGTATATTGGAGGTAGAATTCCAAAAAGGGGGAATTTACCAATATTTCGATGTGCCGGCATATCAATATGACAGTTTGCTCACCGCCGAATCTTTGGGAAAATATTTCAACGCTAATATTCGATCCAATTACCGATACTCCAGAATATCCTGAATATTTTGACTCCTGTCCAACTAACAAAAACTTGTTATTTAAGGCAGAATAAAATATATTGATCACTATGAAGTTAAGAGATATTTTTCATTCTCCGATGGCGTGGGCTATCGGTTTTTTTATCTTAACGGGGTGTGCCGGCACTACTGTTTCCAAAAAAACGGAAATCGAAAAACCGCCCTACAATCCTCTAGCATTGGAACGTTTTGTAGACGCTATTATCGATGACATGATCGGCGAATCCGAATCGGCGATAAATAACTACATTGAAGCGTTACGGTATGACACTACGTCCAATGAAATTTATGCCTCGCTTGCCGGCAATTATATAGCACAAGGCAAATTGGAAAAAAGCTATGGTATAATCAATAAAGTTCTTTCCCGCGATGCGCATCATATCGAGTCGTTGGAATATCTTACGGAAATTTATATCAAATGGCACGATTATCCGCGAGCAATCAGTGCCCTTGAACAAATCACCAAGCTTGATGTAACCAATATCGATGCCCGTTATCGATTGATTGCGCTGATGGAATTTCAAGGCAAAACTCTTGAAGCTGCTAAGTATTATGAAGAATTGATTGCCATCCTTGGCCCTAACGCATTGCTGTCGTCCAAGCTTGGTGATTTGTACATGAAGAACAAGATGTATGACAAAGCCGTTAAAGTTTATTCTCAGGCATCGCAGAACGAGCCCAATAATATTTTTTTACTGGACGCGCTTGCGCAGTCTTACGTTTTCAATAGAGATGTTCCAAACGCAATTGCTACGTATGAGGTTTTAGTCAAAATTAAAGAAGACGATTTAGTGCATGCTCGCATCGGAAGTCTGGCTCTGCAAACCGCGGACTATCCCAAGGCGCTTCAACATTTCAAAAAAGCGGAGATTTCGTTTCCCGCCAGCTCAGATATTAAACGCTCTCTGGGTTTCACATTATATCAACTTCAGCGAAAAAAAGAAGCGGTTGAATATCTTGAAAAAGCGGTAGAATTCAACGGCATAGACGTATTTTCAATGAGCATCTTATCGCAATTGTATCAGGAAAATAAAGAGTTTGAAAAATCGGACGCCATGTTTGACCGCATTCTGGTTATTGATACCGGCAATGAAGCCATTCTGAATAACTATAGTTACAGTCTCGCAGTGCGCGGCGTCAAATTGGATAAAGCGCTTGAAATGATTCAAAAAGCTCTGTCCAAAGCGCCTCACAATTCTCATTACCTCGATACGATCGGATGGATATACTATCAATTGGGTCAATATGATCAAGCGCTAAAATTTGTCAATCAATCCTACAAAATCGACGATTCGAGCTGGGAAGTTGCCGACCATTTGGGCGATATTTACTGGAAATTGAAAAAAACAACCGAAGCCAAATCGTTTTGGGAAAAAGCATTGGAGATCAATAAAGATCAACCGCAAATTTTAAAAAAAATTCAATCACTCACTATAGAATAAGGCTAAACATACCTTGCTGAAAAAATTTTGTTTATTGTTTTTGGTTGTTGTTCTTTTACAAAGCTGCTCTTCAACCGGGACCGTGCGACGCGAAAAAGCTTCAATTCACGACATTACACCGCTTGAAATCGTCAAAAAAAATAACGCTTATACGGAACGGTTACGGTACATGAAAGCGGTCAGCACGTTGACGCTCGAGTCACCAAAGTCATCCAATCAATTTAGCGCGCAGATCGCCATTCGGTATCCCGATTCGGTTTACATTAAAATCGAAGGTATTCTGGGTGTGGACGGCTTAAAAGCATCTCTCAATAAAGACACCTATGTTTTATATAATATTATTAATAAATACGTCATTAAAGGTAAGACCAGTACCGACGCTATTCGCAAAACTTTTGACTACGATGTGAGCTTCGAAGAAATGGTCGAATTGCTGCTGGGATTGGTTCCGATCAAGCAGTCGGAATTAAAACAGTTAACGCAATTTGATGTGGACAGCAGTTACTATGTCATGATTTTTGCTAACGGATCGGGCACAAAAAAAATATGGATCGATCCGTACGCTGATTTTGCAGTGAGTCGAATCAATTACTACGACGCTTCCGGTGAATTGATATTAGAAAAAGAGTTTACCCGTTTTGAAAAAATAAGCGGCTTTTATTTTCCAAGATACGTTCGTGTGGTCCGTCCGAAAGAAAAGGATTTGTTGAGCCTTTACTTCGATTTACGAACGATCAATAAATCATTTAGCAGCAGCATATTCGAAATCCGCTATCCCAAAAACATCGATCTATACACACAGTAATCATGAATTCTAATCCTGAAATCTCGATAGTAATTCCGCTTCTGAATGAAGAAGAGTCGTTGTCGGAACTGACAACGATGATTGCGGAAGTGATCGGAACCATGAAACGGTCGTATGAAATTTTATTTATCGACGACGGAAGTACGGACCGTTCTTTTGAAATCATCCGGCAACTGCAATCGCAAAACGCAAATGTGCGCGCTTTAAAATTCCGCAAAAATTTTGGTAAATCAGCCGCTCTGGCTGAAGGTTTTCGAAGGGTACGCGGCCGCTACGTGATTACGATGGATGCCGATTTGCAAGATGATCCGCGTGAAATTCCGAATCTGATAAAAAAGCTTGAAGAAGGATACGACTTGGTTTCAGGCTGGAAGAAAAAAAGATTCGATCCGATTGGAAAAACCGTTCCTTCGAAATTTTTTAACTTTGTGACCGGCTTGTTGACCGGCATCAAGCTTCACGATTTTAACTGCGGTCTCAAGGCTTATCGGAGCGAAGTGGTCAAAGATGTGAGCCTTTACGGAGAATTGCATCGCTATATTCCTGCGTTGGCGAAGTGGGAAGGTTACGGACGAATTACGGAAATTGTAGTGCAGCATCACCCGAGAAAATACGGATATAGTAAATTCGGGATAGCTCGTTTCTTTCGCGGCTTTCTGGACCTTGTGACAGTACTGTTTTTGTCACGTTATGTGAAACGCCCTTTGCATTTTTTTGGTTTTATCGGCGTTTTTATCTTTCTGATCGGGCTTGGAATTAATAGCTACCTTTCCATCGATTGGTTTTTGGGTGTGCCGTTAGCCAATCGACCGATGTTATTTCTGGGAATTTTGTTGATGCTGATCGGTTTTCAAATTTTAATGACCGGTTTGATCGGCGAAATGATCACGCACAATTCTCAAAAAACTCAAGAGCATCCGGTTCGAGAGGAAATATAGTTGTCCGTAACCATGGCTGAAAAAAAAAACGACATTAAGACGATCGCTACGAACCGGAAAGCACGGCACGAATTTGAAATCATCGATACGATTGAAGCA comes from the bacterium genome and includes:
- a CDS encoding GIY-YIG nuclease family protein; translated protein: MNSSVNIPDLFPLFDLNAPFSVVDVETTGNSHSIGHIIEIAIVRVENRAIVDQFQSFIRPPIPVPSFITKLTGISDTDLAEAPVFADIQATIAGKLQKSFFVAHNVSFDYSYIKTEFERIGRRFFMDRFCTVKLGRKLYPGHRLYNLDALAERFEITANGRHRALSDALITAEIFEHYLRHPDAAEVFSKYQRSFEKKEKWLEEFEDDIFKLPATKGVYFFKDRFDLPLYIGKSTNIRSRVLSHLREDKLSKKKRLFRSTHRFDFVECRTELEALILESRLIKKHQPPFNIQQLDKKNYVYLRITDDAYPKILIAKHRNADATYVGPFRSVRLLEHVLERVRRHFKLCPELLRERRLNKGFCFAYQLNQCCGACGEAITPEDYQQIVHAATTMVENYLQLNTKESIDNFLKSAIARQSDLKEVKNALKRTKKMMLAIPEMYSEKLILVDELEKAAYLINEGLLSGILTAQDTDRVNWEEWATTIPPDRTDEDWILLDERETIQRFIRTNRDRIRLIPVNKLVPTS
- a CDS encoding endonuclease III yields the protein METTVNWAESFKPLIEKYKGRKHPLEYKNRYQLVIMTVLSAQDSDKHINQVAIKFFEAFPSMKELSEATPEQLLPYLDTVRNFGNKIKWLISMARAIQDDANIPHTMEKLTELSGIGRKSASVIIRESGGPAEGIIVDLHVVRVAPRLGAVTSDKPDKIEKELLKLIPKDDWGEIGMAISFLGREICRPTNPHCDECPMVGVCNYYQITISKKKKKLKK
- a CDS encoding DUF4292 domain-containing protein, which codes for MRREKASIHDITPLEIVKKNNAYTERLRYMKAVSTLTLESPKSSNQFSAQIAIRYPDSVYIKIEGILGVDGLKASLNKDTYVLYNIINKYVIKGKTSTDAIRKTFDYDVSFEEMVELLLGLVPIKQSELKQLTQFDVDSSYYVMIFANGSGTKKIWIDPYADFAVSRINYYDASGELILEKEFTRFEKISGFYFPRYVRVVRPKEKDLLSLYFDLRTINKSFSSSIFEIRYPKNIDLYTQ
- a CDS encoding glycosyltransferase is translated as MNSNPEISIVIPLLNEEESLSELTTMIAEVIGTMKRSYEILFIDDGSTDRSFEIIRQLQSQNANVRALKFRKNFGKSAALAEGFRRVRGRYVITMDADLQDDPREIPNLIKKLEEGYDLVSGWKKKRFDPIGKTVPSKFFNFVTGLLTGIKLHDFNCGLKAYRSEVVKDVSLYGELHRYIPALAKWEGYGRITEIVVQHHPRKYGYSKFGIARFFRGFLDLVTVLFLSRYVKRPLHFFGFIGVFIFLIGLGINSYLSIDWFLGVPLANRPMLFLGILLMLIGFQILMTGLIGEMITHNSQKTQEHPVREEI
- a CDS encoding PA0069 family radical SAM protein; translation: MPIPIQNNNDDHRTVVPTHEDDASEYNDFESIPQKQFTKTTKGRSAGFNPANRFDEFHSEKSLDDITDEDVDPEKKIPSEYIRDTTKSILSKNDSPDIPFTYSINPYRGCEHGCIYCYARPSHEYLGYSSGLDFETKILVKYDAAQLLEKEFRKSSWRPEPICVSGNTDCYQPAERKLQLTRGLLKVFLRYQNPVRLITKNFLITRDLDILSELAKLNLVGVMISITTLDTELARKMEPRTASPTKRFHAIELLAKNNIPVGVMTAPMIPGLNDHEMPEILRLASEAGATSAGYTVVRLTWALKALFKDWLERTYPTKKEKIIHAIQDTRDGKLASAEFGKRMTGEGEMAEHIAKVFKTFTHKYGLNKKIVRRKPAPFLRGGIEQFNLF
- a CDS encoding M28 family peptidase, which produces MKKYGWVFFCLLLVSFSDNPLSDDEKMALESIQANTLKAHLAFLQDDLLEGREAGERGNLIAANYIAGEFEKLGLLPKGDGGSYFQSVKLVSAPVLPETKLTLNAKQSVQFEFSSNFLLYNYPQTDTVIKKELVFARFGITAPEYNYDDFKDLDVKDKIVVIFAGEPISADSSYFMGYKNSKYSLLSHKSKAIKRLGAAGALILATPEHAGSYKFLSNYLGHRTINLHRDYVHSSNDNPDFFFPILNPDASKQFVEGLGWKWDDVSVSFPKQKTGPIKNATVEITVKSNRRYFDSPNVIGLLEGTDNKDEYVILSAHFDHIGITKPVDGDSINNGATDNASGTSALLSTAEAFAKLKVKPKRSILFVACTAEEKGLLGSKFYSENPTIDLSKAVADINMDVVGFATSEKASAITLVGDEYTTLGATMQKWARFVGLTPLPDLFPQENFFQRSDNYNFSVKGIPSISPGGGTESKEDFDVYLKFYHKTSDQLGKVPFSFNLLRLQTQCIFLSALDVANTQEKPKWLKKL
- a CDS encoding 3-hydroxyacyl-CoA dehydrogenase, with protein sequence MSVKKITVIGAGIMGNGIAHVAAQAGFDTILNDISKEILNKASVSITKNLDKGIELGKLTAKDKETTLSKLTFNDDLESSIQDADFIIEAVPEKIDLKIKIFSTLDKTCKPETILATNTSSLSIIEIAAVTNRPQRCIGMHFFNPVHKMKLVEIIKTLETDETTVRITQEVSLKMGKEIVTIKESPGFITSRINAMIGNEAFYMLQEGIASAKDIDTALKLGLNHPMGPFEMVDLVGLDTRLSILEYLHKSLGEKYRPCPLMIQYVKAGRLGRKAGKGVYDYSNEKK
- a CDS encoding KTSC domain-containing protein — its product is MDRIEVTSSELKSVGYDQDHSILEVEFQKGGIYQYFDVPAYQYDSLLTAESLGKYFNANIRSNYRYSRIS
- a CDS encoding tetratricopeptide repeat protein, with product MKLRDIFHSPMAWAIGFFILTGCAGTTVSKKTEIEKPPYNPLALERFVDAIIDDMIGESESAINNYIEALRYDTTSNEIYASLAGNYIAQGKLEKSYGIINKVLSRDAHHIESLEYLTEIYIKWHDYPRAISALEQITKLDVTNIDARYRLIALMEFQGKTLEAAKYYEELIAILGPNALLSSKLGDLYMKNKMYDKAVKVYSQASQNEPNNIFLLDALAQSYVFNRDVPNAIATYEVLVKIKEDDLVHARIGSLALQTADYPKALQHFKKAEISFPASSDIKRSLGFTLYQLQRKKEAVEYLEKAVEFNGIDVFSMSILSQLYQENKEFEKSDAMFDRILVIDTGNEAILNNYSYSLAVRGVKLDKALEMIQKALSKAPHNSHYLDTIGWIYYQLGQYDQALKFVNQSYKIDDSSWEVADHLGDIYWKLKKTTEAKSFWEKALEINKDQPQILKKIQSLTIE